One window of Populus nigra chromosome 5, ddPopNigr1.1, whole genome shotgun sequence genomic DNA carries:
- the LOC133694670 gene encoding protein BYPASS1-LIKE-like: MPATDYQSSSASLRHSILSLRRDQVHSMDSPQTTSTLELELDAFQKQVTDRFLDLSSVGPDSLLSLAWIRKLLDSFLCCQEEFRVILFNNKSLVHRPPLDRLIQEFFERTVKALDVCNAIRDGIEQIREWKKLLEIVLCALDDQRLFGEGQFRRAKKALIDLSISMLDEKDSTASTLAQRNRSFGRQQASSRDQHHRNLGHFRSLSWSVSRSWSAARQIQAIGNNLVVPRGNEVVATKGIAVAVYSMNTILLFVMWALVAAIPCQDRGLQVHFSIPRQFPWAQSVLSLHERILEESRKRDRRNACGLLRELYQMDKCTRGMSELTDWVQFPLTEEKGGEVRQKVMELANVCEVLKEGLDPLERQVREVFHRIVRSRTEGLDSLGRPNHE; the protein is encoded by the coding sequence atgcCTGCCACCGACTATCAAAGCTCGTCGGCATCACTTAGACATTCTATTTTAAGTCTCCGACGCGACCAGGTCCATTCTATGGACTCTCCTCAAACTACCTCAACTCTGGAGCTCGAACTCGATGCCTTTCAGAAACAAGTTACCGACCGATTTCTTGATTTATCATCGGTCGGACCTGATAGTTTGCTTTCTTTAGCTTGGATCCGGAAACTTCTCGATTCTTTCCTCTGTTGTCAGGAGGAGTTTCGAGTGATTTTGTTCAATAACAAGTCGTTGGTCCATAGACCGCCGCTGGACCGGTTAATTCAGGAGTTTTTTGAACGGACTGTCAAGGCTTTGGATGTTTGTAACGCGATTCGTGATGGAATTGAGCAGATCAGAGAGTGGAAGAAGCTTTTGGAGATTGTTTTGTGTGCTTTGGATGATCAAAGATTGTTTGGTGAAGGTCAGTTTCGTCGTGCTAAAAAAGCTTTGATTGATTTGTCAATTTCTATGTTGGACGAGAAGGATTCGACTGCATCTACTTTGGCTCAAAGAAATCGGTCTTTTGGAAGACAACAAGCTTCGTCCAGAGATCAGCATCATAGGAATCTTGGGCATTTTAGATCGTTGTCGTGGAGCGTGTCGCGGTCGTGGTCTGCAGCCAGGCAGATACAGGCAATTGGGAATAATTTGGTTGTGCCACGAGGAAATGAAGTTGTGGCCACTAAAGGAATTGCGGTGGCTGTTTATTCTATGAACACGATTTTGCTTTTTGTAATGTGGGCACTTGTGGCTGCGATTCCGTGCCAGGACAGAGGATTGCAAGTGCATTTTTCCATTCCTAGGCAATTCCCGTGGGCTCAATCGGTCTTGTCGTTGCACGAGAGGATCTTGGAGGAGTCGCGGAAAAGGGATAGGAGGAATGCTTGTGGGTTGTTGAGAGAGCTTTACCAGATGGATAAGTGTACGAGGGGTATGAGCGAATTGACGGATTGGGTCCAGTTTCCATTAACAGAGGAAAAAGGAGGAGAGGTGAGGCAAAAAGTGATGGAATTGGCAAATGTTTGTGAGGTTTTAAAGGAGGGATTGGATCCCTTGGAAAGACAAGTGAGAGAGGTGTTTCATAGGATTGTTCGCAGCCGGACTGAAGGGCTTGATTCTTTGGGAAGGCCTAATCACGAGTAA